In Oscillospiraceae bacterium, the following are encoded in one genomic region:
- a CDS encoding glycoside hydrolase family 26 protein, with translation MLRKMSALFIFTLFATLPFFGCSSDTSADIADRFWQEEFADGKSFSSAADVVGLTAYWNREARTERVPRNIGDNDVSFMLDNGDVTRFVNMSDGYALTLPFGADDYEADLQFSGVRTKLRTDDRVITITHEERSPFGNDIEGWTRQYNEWLVRFIGHDGFLRSNRLQRLRPITHQSSDIIDGFIVSLYDIYIPRNENIEMPYYNIAIIRAAGEYVRFLLIVQKATHNATDEFDAMIASVRRFEQRGISHNEQVAFEPTRADYWDDATAAYFDLLAEQEHVDWGFFMHSMRSPGEADYRYFRDALARDHIALEEMLDTHFPIMPTYTSLSFQGQLSAFPMALAREYAGGNGFNGRPILQLTYHFSPGMFANFYGYTPMFNILNGHYDDHFREFAQCLIEYGYPILFRLNNEMDSDWIPWAGIFTLLDPDIFTMTWERLYNIFREEGVTNLIWIFNPNGLSFPLSNWGEWHNYLPCTSMVHVLGLTKYEFGNNLIFRSFEDLYRAIYDRYTPYFQDWIWSISEFAAGSGGERQTVSTSDGYRMIQTTLGRHDFEQAEWIRDMFYIFNNRSAEENYFVRNIKVAVWFNANDNIYIDGEWFIENHLRIGEHAPLAIEAFREGLNS, from the coding sequence ATGTTACGCAAAATGTCTGCTTTATTTATCTTTACTCTGTTCGCCACGCTGCCCTTTTTCGGCTGCAGTTCCGATACGTCGGCTGATATTGCCGATCGATTTTGGCAAGAAGAGTTTGCTGACGGCAAGAGCTTTTCCTCTGCTGCTGATGTCGTCGGCTTGACAGCGTACTGGAACCGTGAGGCGCGAACAGAGCGCGTGCCCCGTAATATCGGCGATAATGATGTGAGCTTTATGCTTGACAACGGCGACGTGACGCGCTTTGTCAACATGAGTGACGGCTATGCCTTGACCTTGCCGTTCGGCGCGGATGATTACGAAGCCGACTTACAGTTTAGCGGCGTACGTACTAAATTGCGCACCGATGACAGAGTCATTACCATCACACACGAAGAGCGAAGCCCCTTTGGCAACGACATTGAGGGCTGGACAAGGCAGTACAACGAATGGCTTGTACGCTTTATCGGCCATGACGGATTCTTGCGCAGCAATCGACTGCAACGCCTACGCCCGATTACTCATCAAAGCTCTGATATAATAGACGGCTTTATCGTCAGCTTGTACGATATTTACATCCCTCGCAATGAAAATATCGAGATGCCTTATTACAACATAGCCATCATTCGCGCAGCCGGCGAATATGTGCGCTTTCTGCTGATTGTGCAAAAGGCAACGCATAATGCGACTGACGAGTTTGATGCCATGATTGCCTCAGTGCGTCGCTTTGAACAGCGGGGCATCAGCCACAACGAGCAAGTAGCTTTTGAGCCCACCCGTGCGGACTATTGGGACGATGCCACAGCAGCATATTTTGATTTACTGGCCGAGCAAGAACATGTCGACTGGGGCTTTTTCATGCACTCCATGCGTTCGCCCGGCGAGGCTGACTATCGTTATTTTCGCGACGCGCTGGCACGCGACCATATCGCTTTGGAGGAGATGCTTGACACACATTTTCCCATTATGCCGACATATACGTCACTTAGCTTTCAGGGGCAATTATCAGCGTTCCCAATGGCATTAGCGCGCGAGTATGCCGGCGGCAACGGTTTTAACGGCCGCCCCATCTTACAGTTGACCTACCATTTCTCGCCCGGCATGTTCGCCAACTTTTATGGCTATACGCCTATGTTCAATATTCTGAACGGTCATTACGACGACCACTTTCGCGAGTTCGCGCAATGCCTCATAGAATACGGCTATCCTATTTTATTTCGCCTTAACAACGAAATGGATTCCGACTGGATTCCGTGGGCAGGCATCTTTACACTGCTCGACCCCGACATTTTCACGATGACCTGGGAAAGGCTTTACAACATCTTCCGCGAAGAAGGCGTAACCAACCTGATTTGGATATTCAACCCCAACGGGCTGTCTTTCCCGCTCAGCAACTGGGGCGAATGGCACAATTATTTGCCGTGCACAAGCATGGTACACGTTTTAGGGCTAACGAAATATGAGTTTGGCAACAATCTTATATTCAGGTCGTTTGAGGATCTGTACCGTGCCATTTATGACCGCTACACGCCGTATTTCCAAGACTGGATATGGTCGATTTCCGAGTTTGCTGCCGGCAGCGGCGGCGAGCGACAAACAGTGTCCACTTCAGACGGCTATCGAATGATACAAACAACGTTAGGTCGGCACGATTTTGAACAAGCCGAATGGATTCGCGATATGTTTTATATTTTCAACAACCGTAGCGCCGAAGAGAATTATTTTGTCCGCAACATTAAAGTTGCCGTTTGGTTCAACGCCAATGATAATATATATATCGACGGCGAGTGGTTCATTGAAAACCATTTGCGGATCGGTGAGCATGCACCGCTGGCGATTGAGGCGTTTAGAGAGGGCTTGAACAGTTAA
- a CDS encoding glutamate-5-semialdehyde dehydrogenase, producing the protein MILDLAKRVKACAPTLGTSPQQQRDAALTAIAELLISQTSELLIANQIDLDNGTANGLSPALLDRLRLTPQRVESMADGVRQLIAAHDPIGGSDSVVRRPNGLRVETVRVPLGTIGMIYESRPNVTIDAAALCLKSGNCVLLRGGKEAIESNKALSDLCRKALGFVGLPADCVALITDTTRQSVTDMVALENVLDVVIPRGGAALKTHVTQHARVPVIAAAGGVVHIYVDASAKLDNAIDIIDNAKRQRPSVCNAVETVLIHKSIATSFLPKLAKKLHDVELRGGQCCQDILGNRCKPATDEDFAAEHGDLTLTLRIIDDIDVAIEHIAQYGSGHTECILTSDLRNAEQFAEQVDAAAVIVNASTRFTDGECFGLGAEIGISTQKLHARGPMGLRALTTIKYVIHGGGQIRK; encoded by the coding sequence ATGATTTTAGACCTGGCCAAACGTGTTAAAGCCTGTGCGCCAACCCTTGGCACATCGCCACAGCAGCAACGCGATGCGGCGTTAACCGCCATTGCCGAATTGCTCATCAGCCAAACCAGTGAATTGCTTATCGCCAATCAAATTGATTTAGACAACGGCACGGCAAATGGACTTTCCCCTGCCCTTCTAGACCGCTTGCGCTTAACGCCGCAACGTGTTGAGAGTATGGCAGACGGCGTGCGCCAACTCATCGCGGCGCACGACCCCATCGGCGGCAGTGACAGCGTAGTGCGCCGGCCCAATGGCTTGCGGGTCGAGACGGTGCGCGTGCCGCTTGGTACAATCGGCATGATTTATGAGTCACGCCCTAACGTCACGATTGACGCAGCTGCGTTGTGCCTCAAGAGTGGCAACTGCGTACTTCTCCGCGGCGGCAAAGAGGCGATTGAGAGCAATAAAGCCTTGTCCGACTTATGCCGCAAGGCGTTGGGATTTGTTGGACTGCCCGCCGACTGCGTGGCTTTAATCACCGATACAACGCGACAATCGGTGACCGATATGGTCGCATTGGAGAATGTGCTGGATGTTGTGATTCCACGCGGTGGTGCCGCGTTGAAAACTCACGTCACACAACACGCGCGCGTGCCGGTCATCGCAGCAGCAGGCGGTGTCGTGCATATCTACGTTGACGCGTCTGCCAAACTCGACAATGCCATTGATATCATCGACAACGCCAAGCGGCAACGCCCGTCAGTCTGCAATGCCGTGGAGACAGTGCTTATACACAAATCGATTGCTACATCGTTTCTGCCTAAACTTGCCAAGAAGTTGCACGATGTAGAGTTACGCGGCGGCCAATGTTGCCAAGATATTCTCGGCAACCGCTGCAAACCTGCAACAGACGAGGATTTTGCCGCCGAACACGGCGATTTGACGCTGACGCTCCGCATTATTGATGACATAGATGTCGCAATCGAGCACATCGCGCAGTATGGCTCAGGGCATACCGAGTGCATTTTAACAAGCGACTTACGCAATGCCGAACAGTTCGCCGAGCAGGTTGACGCCGCCGCCGTCATTGTGAACGCCAGCACGCGGTTTACCGACGGCGAATGCTTTGGGTTGGGTGCCGAAATCGGCATTTCAACGCAAAAGCTGCACGCCCGCGGCCCAATGGGATTGCGGGCCTTGACCACGATAAAGTATGTTATACACGGCGGAGGACAAATTCGCAAGTAA
- a CDS encoding QueT transporter family protein, with product MTKKLFTTHNIVLCGIVAAAYFALVAIFQLVSFGPFQVRVAEMLTVMPFFFPVTAFGLFVGCFFANLIFSPFGIIDALIGGTASLVAGLIVANIRIKWLVPVAPIVLNAFAVPIVFLAAGEAWAPYFIMAALVGGGQVLACAGFGFPLLLTLERIPIVKQLRHNPDKKTA from the coding sequence ATGACAAAAAAACTCTTTACCACGCATAATATTGTGCTATGCGGCATCGTCGCTGCCGCTTACTTCGCGCTTGTGGCAATTTTTCAACTGGTGTCATTCGGCCCGTTTCAAGTGCGCGTCGCCGAAATGTTAACGGTTATGCCATTTTTCTTTCCTGTCACGGCATTCGGACTGTTTGTTGGGTGTTTCTTTGCCAATCTGATATTTAGCCCGTTTGGCATTATCGATGCCTTAATCGGCGGCACTGCCAGCTTGGTTGCCGGCTTGATTGTTGCCAACATTCGCATCAAATGGCTTGTTCCGGTTGCACCGATTGTATTAAACGCCTTTGCTGTGCCGATTGTATTCTTAGCTGCCGGTGAAGCGTGGGCGCCATATTTCATCATGGCGGCTTTAGTCGGTGGCGGGCAGGTCCTCGCCTGCGCCGGGTTTGGGTTTCCACTCTTGCTGACACTGGAACGCATCCCCATTGTGAAGCAGTTGAGACATAATCCCGATAAAAAAACCGCCTGA
- the acpP gene encoding acyl carrier protein, whose protein sequence is MSSTLDKVKEVLATQLDIDVDKIEDTTDIAEDLGADSLDVVELMFSIEEEYNITIDEEQIRKFKTVADVAKYIDEKI, encoded by the coding sequence GTGAGTTCGACATTGGATAAAGTTAAAGAAGTTTTGGCGACGCAGCTTGATATTGATGTTGATAAAATTGAAGATACGACCGACATTGCTGAGGATTTAGGCGCCGACTCGTTGGATGTGGTGGAGTTGATGTTTTCTATTGAGGAAGAGTATAATATCACCATTGACGAAGAGCAGATTCGTAAATTCAAGACTGTTGCAGATGTAGCGAAATACATTGATGAAAAAATTTAG
- the thiI gene encoding tRNA 4-thiouridine(8) synthase ThiI codes for MQQVILCKLGEIVLKGLNRRQFEQQLIANTKRRLKHLGEFSYDCRQSCLYITPLVDCDLDAVMLVVGRIFGIVTYGPAIGIDKDMTALQHRAPDYLRQALVGRKTFKVEAKRADKRFPLTSPQIAAELGGSLLEAFPHLTVDVHAPEVTVMVEVREQYIYLHGGTHTGAGGLPVGSSGKGTLLISGGIDSPVAGYLMARRGLELHAVHFESYPYTSQQALQKVHDLCSLVAGYAGRIMLDVVSFTALQERLRERCDEAYFTLLMRRSMMRIAERLARQNKSSCLITGEALGQVASQTIGALGVTNDAITSNFPVLRPCIGMDKEEIIAIARKINTFETSILPYDDCCTIFTPKHPRTRPNYEEVLTNEMKSNLAVLESDIQVERSVITWQI; via the coding sequence ATGCAACAGGTCATTCTATGTAAACTAGGCGAAATCGTGCTTAAAGGGCTTAACCGCCGTCAATTTGAACAACAGCTTATCGCCAATACCAAGCGACGCCTCAAACATTTAGGCGAGTTTTCCTATGATTGCCGTCAGTCTTGTTTATACATCACACCACTCGTCGATTGCGACCTTGACGCCGTTATGTTGGTTGTCGGACGTATTTTCGGCATCGTTACCTATGGCCCGGCCATAGGCATAGACAAAGATATGACTGCTTTGCAGCATCGCGCCCCCGATTATTTACGCCAAGCACTTGTCGGCAGAAAAACTTTTAAAGTCGAAGCCAAGCGCGCCGACAAGCGTTTTCCGCTTACTTCGCCGCAAATCGCCGCCGAATTAGGCGGTAGCCTGTTGGAAGCCTTCCCTCACTTAACTGTTGATGTGCATGCACCTGAGGTAACTGTCATGGTCGAAGTGCGCGAGCAATATATATACCTGCACGGCGGCACACATACCGGTGCGGGCGGCTTGCCTGTGGGCAGCAGCGGCAAAGGCACGTTACTCATCAGTGGCGGCATTGACAGTCCCGTTGCCGGCTATCTCATGGCACGGCGCGGACTGGAATTGCACGCCGTGCATTTCGAAAGCTATCCCTATACCTCACAGCAGGCGCTGCAAAAAGTGCATGACTTATGCAGCTTGGTGGCAGGCTATGCGGGTCGCATTATGCTGGATGTGGTGTCGTTTACTGCATTACAAGAGCGGCTGCGCGAAAGGTGCGATGAAGCATACTTCACACTGCTCATGCGGCGATCGATGATGCGCATTGCCGAGCGCTTGGCGCGGCAGAATAAATCGTCTTGCTTAATCACCGGCGAAGCACTCGGGCAGGTTGCCAGTCAAACCATCGGCGCATTGGGTGTGACAAATGACGCGATTACGAGCAACTTCCCCGTCCTGCGCCCTTGCATCGGCATGGACAAAGAGGAAATCATCGCCATTGCGCGCAAAATCAATACTTTTGAAACCTCGATTTTGCCATATGACGACTGCTGCACTATTTTCACGCCCAAGCACCCGCGCACGCGGCCAAATTATGAAGAAGTGCTGACAAATGAGATGAAATCCAATTTGGCAGTGTTAGAAAGTGACATTCAAGTAGAAAGAAGCGTGATAACGTGGCAAATCTAG
- a CDS encoding competence/damage-inducible protein A encodes MANLVAEIIAVGTELLLGNIANTNAQVISQGLSELGIHVYFHTVAGDNDSRLRQALDIACTRSDIIITTGGLGPTYDDITKQTIACFFGVALTPHEATLQKIKDYFTYIKSDMPDCNARQAELPVGCTIMENHWGTAPGCIFQTKGKHALMLPGPPHECSAMFRTCAMPYLESLTQNCIVSKTINIFGMGESALEERLRERMQAAKNPTIAPYAKEGEVQLRVTAAARERDEAERLVTPVVDELCAGLKDVVYGIDADSLEAAVSALLRKKGLTLAAAESCTGGLLGGRITALPGASQVFKGGICAYTNQAKIDLLGIAPQLLEEFDAVSQQVAVAMADGARTKFNSDFAIGITGYAQDNGTVYIALSSKKATHCKQFQLGPNRSRVRTMAVNHALNMLRLDID; translated from the coding sequence GTGGCAAATCTAGTCGCCGAAATCATCGCCGTCGGTACGGAATTATTGCTCGGCAATATCGCTAATACCAACGCGCAAGTCATTAGCCAGGGCTTGAGTGAGTTAGGCATCCATGTCTATTTCCATACTGTAGCGGGCGACAACGACAGTCGTTTGCGGCAAGCCCTTGACATTGCTTGCACGCGCAGTGATATCATCATCACGACGGGCGGTTTAGGTCCGACGTATGACGACATAACCAAGCAAACCATCGCCTGTTTCTTCGGCGTTGCGCTCACACCGCACGAAGCAACGCTGCAAAAAATCAAGGATTATTTCACTTATATCAAGTCCGATATGCCGGACTGTAACGCACGGCAGGCCGAATTGCCTGTGGGGTGCACGATTATGGAGAACCATTGGGGCACCGCGCCCGGCTGCATTTTCCAAACCAAAGGCAAACATGCTTTGATGTTGCCAGGCCCACCGCATGAATGTTCCGCTATGTTTCGCACTTGCGCTATGCCATACTTGGAGTCGCTGACGCAAAACTGCATTGTGTCTAAGACCATTAACATCTTTGGCATGGGTGAGTCGGCGCTGGAAGAGCGCTTGCGCGAACGTATGCAAGCGGCCAAAAACCCCACTATTGCACCGTATGCCAAGGAGGGTGAAGTGCAGCTGCGCGTCACGGCTGCTGCGCGTGAGCGCGATGAAGCAGAGCGACTTGTCACGCCTGTGGTTGACGAGCTGTGCGCCGGGCTAAAAGACGTTGTCTACGGCATTGACGCTGACAGTTTAGAAGCAGCGGTATCAGCTCTGTTGCGCAAAAAAGGCTTGACGCTTGCGGCCGCGGAGTCATGTACCGGTGGGCTGCTGGGTGGACGCATAACAGCCTTGCCCGGCGCAAGCCAAGTCTTTAAGGGCGGCATATGTGCTTATACCAATCAAGCCAAAATTGACTTGCTGGGTATTGCCCCACAGTTGTTGGAGGAGTTTGATGCGGTAAGCCAACAAGTCGCTGTTGCCATGGCGGACGGCGCGCGGACGAAATTTAACAGCGATTTTGCCATCGGCATCACCGGTTACGCCCAAGATAACGGCACCGTCTACATTGCGTTGTCCAGTAAGAAGGCCACACACTGCAAACAATTTCAACTCGGCCCAAACCGCAGCCGCGTTCGTACCATGGCCGTCAATCACGCGCTAAATATGTTACGGCTTGACATTGACTAA
- the greA gene encoding transcription elongation factor GreA: MQKEFKLTQERLNELQQELTHLRTVREKEVADQIKEALAFGDLSENSEYDEAKNEQGKLFSRIAEIENIINHAVVIEIGAVGGDSVALGSTVTVVAQDDKSITHTFTIMGSQEANPMEGRISDESPFGKALLDAKKGDKVRVDAPGGKRIYVVKSVE; encoded by the coding sequence ATGCAAAAAGAATTCAAACTCACACAGGAACGGCTAAACGAATTACAACAGGAACTAACTCATTTGCGCACCGTGCGCGAAAAGGAAGTTGCCGACCAAATTAAAGAGGCGTTGGCGTTCGGCGACTTGTCGGAAAACAGCGAATACGATGAGGCAAAAAATGAGCAAGGCAAGCTTTTTTCGCGCATTGCCGAGATTGAAAACATTATCAATCATGCCGTGGTAATTGAAATTGGCGCCGTAGGCGGCGACAGCGTCGCCTTAGGCAGTACGGTCACCGTCGTTGCCCAAGATGATAAATCAATCACACATACGTTTACCATTATGGGCAGCCAAGAAGCCAACCCGATGGAGGGGCGTATCTCTGACGAATCGCCATTCGGCAAAGCCTTACTGGACGCCAAAAAGGGCGATAAAGTTCGCGTTGACGCGCCGGGTGGCAAGCGGATATACGTTGTAAAATCAGTAGAGTAA
- the lysS gene encoding lysine--tRNA ligase → MNTPPENQISEREFLQIRRAKLAALQQTGQDPFAVTAFDRTLTTQDIRENFDMLEGTQGTIAGRIMSMRDMGKASFCDLQDGSGRLQFYVRADALPDGQYEDIYKRFDIGDMIGVSGTIFRTKRGEMSLKANNVALLAKSLKPLPEKFHGLTDTELRYRQRYLDLIMNADVKRTFELRSKIISAMRRWLDERGFLEVETPILNTLVTGATARPFCTHHNTLGLDMTLRIAPELPLKRLIVGGFEKVYELNRNFRNEGMSIKHNPEFTMLEFYEAYTNCDGMMERCEQLITHVAQEVLGTTEIEYQGTPISLKAPWPRLSMIDVVKQYTGIDFLSFTDDEDARTAMKSLGLAVKGNESWGDALFECFDQRAEDKIIQPTFITRHPVEVSPLAKRCNDDARLTDRFEIFSLLGELGNAFSELNDPIDQRQRFERQAALKAAGDDEANDLDEDFLNALEYGMPPTGGIGLGIDRWIMLLTNSASIRDVILFPTMKPIAK, encoded by the coding sequence ATGAACACGCCCCCCGAAAACCAAATTTCAGAGCGCGAATTTTTGCAAATTCGTCGCGCCAAGTTGGCGGCGCTGCAGCAGACAGGACAAGACCCGTTTGCCGTAACGGCGTTTGATCGTACGCTCACGACACAGGACATTCGTGAAAATTTTGACATGCTTGAAGGTACGCAAGGCACAATAGCAGGGCGCATTATGTCCATGCGTGACATGGGCAAAGCCTCATTTTGCGATTTGCAAGACGGCAGCGGCCGCCTGCAATTCTATGTCCGTGCCGATGCCTTACCGGATGGACAATATGAAGACATTTACAAAAGGTTTGATATTGGCGACATGATTGGCGTCAGCGGCACAATATTTCGCACCAAACGCGGCGAGATGTCTCTAAAAGCCAACAATGTGGCATTGCTGGCAAAATCGCTCAAACCATTGCCGGAGAAATTTCACGGTTTGACCGACACAGAACTGCGTTATCGCCAACGTTATTTGGACTTGATTATGAATGCCGATGTCAAGCGTACTTTTGAGCTGCGTTCAAAAATTATCAGTGCCATGCGGCGTTGGCTGGACGAACGCGGCTTTTTGGAAGTTGAGACACCGATTCTCAACACTCTTGTCACGGGTGCTACAGCACGCCCATTTTGCACACACCACAATACGTTGGGGTTGGATATGACATTGCGCATCGCGCCGGAACTGCCGCTCAAACGCCTGATTGTTGGCGGGTTTGAGAAGGTATATGAGCTCAATCGCAATTTTCGCAACGAGGGTATGAGTATCAAGCATAATCCCGAGTTTACTATGTTGGAGTTCTATGAGGCATACACCAACTGCGACGGCATGATGGAACGTTGTGAGCAACTAATTACCCATGTGGCACAGGAAGTGCTCGGTACAACTGAAATCGAATATCAAGGCACGCCCATCAGCCTCAAAGCCCCATGGCCGCGGCTGTCGATGATTGATGTTGTCAAGCAATATACAGGCATAGATTTCCTGTCATTTACCGACGACGAAGACGCTCGCACGGCAATGAAATCGCTTGGACTTGCTGTCAAAGGCAACGAGTCGTGGGGTGACGCGCTGTTTGAATGCTTTGACCAACGCGCCGAAGATAAAATTATTCAACCAACCTTTATCACGCGCCACCCTGTTGAAGTATCACCACTTGCCAAACGATGCAACGATGACGCGCGCTTGACTGACCGTTTTGAAATTTTCAGCCTTCTGGGCGAGTTGGGCAACGCTTTCTCTGAATTAAATGACCCCATTGACCAGCGGCAACGTTTTGAGCGGCAAGCGGCGTTAAAAGCCGCAGGTGATGACGAAGCAAATGATTTGGATGAGGACTTCCTCAATGCGTTAGAGTATGGCATGCCACCGACAGGCGGGATTGGGCTGGGCATTGACCGTTGGATTATGCTGCTGACCAACAGCGCCAGCATCCGTGACGTGATTTTATTCCCCACGATGAAACCGATTGCCAAATGA
- a CDS encoding RNA methyltransferase has product MSNQLISSRHNPMYKQLRKLCDDRRERQRTGLFPVAGAMHLLQEAVACGIAVDRVAATPEVMAKLQSGDVFATARGQLPLQMAFSAELMASLVPVESTAPIFFTCPLPSQQLSSDILQSGKHLVLDGVQDPGNVGTLLRTAAAFGFSSVVTLSGTADIYSPKVVRATAGALFQLNAFTVARADLLVMLNDIDCYVAAHADNALTPSHLQGRDGLLVIGNEGAGVSEALRNAATAVVSIPIGSDSLNAAVAGGILMWEMRR; this is encoded by the coding sequence ATGAGTAACCAATTGATTAGCAGCCGTCACAATCCCATGTACAAGCAACTGCGCAAGCTGTGCGACGACCGCCGTGAACGGCAACGCACCGGCCTGTTCCCTGTGGCGGGAGCAATGCACTTGTTGCAAGAAGCTGTAGCGTGTGGCATAGCAGTGGATAGAGTCGCGGCAACGCCTGAGGTGATGGCGAAATTACAGTCAGGCGACGTATTCGCGACCGCTCGAGGGCAGTTACCTTTACAAATGGCATTTAGCGCTGAATTGATGGCATCCCTTGTGCCTGTCGAATCCACCGCACCGATCTTCTTCACATGTCCCCTACCCTCCCAGCAACTTTCCTCGGATATTTTGCAATCGGGCAAACATTTAGTCCTTGACGGTGTGCAAGACCCCGGCAATGTCGGCACGTTGTTGCGTACAGCGGCGGCATTTGGCTTTTCTTCTGTGGTTACGCTGAGCGGTACGGCCGACATATATAGCCCCAAGGTCGTCCGTGCAACAGCAGGCGCATTGTTCCAGTTGAATGCCTTCACGGTGGCACGTGCTGACTTGCTTGTCATGCTTAACGACATTGATTGCTATGTCGCGGCACATGCCGACAATGCCCTTACACCCTCCCATTTGCAAGGGCGTGATGGTTTGCTCGTCATTGGCAACGAAGGCGCAGGCGTATCGGAAGCACTCCGCAACGCCGCAACTGCTGTTGTGTCAATTCCAATAGGCAGTGACAGCTTAAATGCTGCGGTGGCGGGCGGAATTTTGATGTGGGAAATGCGGAGGTAA
- the dprA gene encoding DNA-processing protein DprA — protein MHNELLYWLWFGLCTPMTHFQKASLWNTVGDIERIYRGDSDWYVQYGVPPKALNALSRKDTTIATSILERCQRLQIDLLPFNDARYPEKLNNIHDPPMLLYCLGNLPKPQPSLAIVGAREPSEMGKLYAETFASQLAKGGLLIVSGMAEGIDAAAHRGALRAGEPTVAVLGCGVDIPYPKGNDTLYRQILENGAILSEYPPGTAPKSEHFPARNRIISGLCDGALIIQGKSKSGAGITANLAFNQGRAVFALPGRHDDPLSKKPNTLIKQQVAKLVDCADDILEDIPGVEKLPKSAGHDSFGTLHVIKRDDRTDTLKSPHPTPPTFDLSQFSPPEREVLTFIATRERTMEQLAAHFDMPINELLAHLTMLETYGAIVDRGGKTYHISYN, from the coding sequence ATGCATAATGAATTATTATATTGGCTATGGTTTGGCTTGTGTACACCTATGACACACTTTCAAAAGGCTTCGTTATGGAACACGGTTGGCGACATTGAGCGTATTTATCGCGGCGATAGTGACTGGTATGTGCAATATGGTGTGCCGCCAAAGGCACTCAATGCATTAAGTCGTAAGGACACCACTATCGCCACCTCTATTTTAGAGCGCTGTCAACGGCTGCAAATCGACCTCCTGCCCTTCAATGATGCACGTTATCCCGAAAAGCTAAACAACATTCACGACCCGCCCATGCTATTGTACTGTCTTGGCAATTTGCCCAAACCACAGCCGTCGCTTGCCATTGTCGGCGCACGTGAACCCAGCGAAATGGGTAAACTTTATGCCGAAACATTTGCAAGCCAATTGGCAAAAGGCGGCTTGCTCATTGTATCGGGCATGGCAGAGGGCATTGATGCTGCTGCTCATCGCGGCGCGTTGCGGGCAGGCGAACCCACTGTTGCCGTTTTGGGTTGCGGTGTAGATATTCCGTATCCCAAAGGCAACGACACATTATACCGCCAAATTCTTGAAAACGGCGCAATTTTAAGTGAATACCCACCGGGCACAGCTCCCAAGTCCGAACATTTTCCGGCACGTAATCGCATCATCAGTGGCCTGTGCGACGGCGCGCTCATCATTCAGGGGAAATCTAAAAGCGGCGCAGGCATTACGGCCAATCTCGCCTTCAACCAAGGACGAGCCGTATTCGCACTACCCGGACGACACGATGACCCGCTGAGTAAGAAGCCCAATACTCTTATCAAACAGCAAGTTGCCAAATTGGTCGACTGTGCGGACGATATTTTAGAGGATATTCCCGGTGTGGAAAAATTGCCAAAGTCCGCAGGGCATGACAGTTTCGGCACGCTCCATGTCATTAAACGTGATGACCGTACCGACACATTGAAGTCACCGCACCCTACACCCCCAACTTTCGACTTGTCCCAATTCAGTCCACCCGAACGTGAGGTGTTGACATTTATCGCCACCCGTGAGCGCACTATGGAGCAGCTTGCCGCGCATTTTGATATGCCTATCAATGAACTACTGGCACACTTGACCATGCTAGAAACTTACGGCGCGATTGTTGACCGCGGCGGAAAGACGTATCATATAAGTTACAATTAA